From the Manis javanica isolate MJ-LG chromosome 11, MJ_LKY, whole genome shotgun sequence genome, one window contains:
- the PTGES3 gene encoding prostaglandin E synthase 3, with protein sequence MQPASAKWYDRRDYVFIEFCVEDSKDVNVNFEKSKLTFSCLGGSDNFKHLNEIDLFHCIDPNDSKHKRTDRSILCCLRKGESGQSWPRLTKERAKLNWLSVDFNNWKDWEDDSDEDMSNFDRFSEMMNNMGGDEDVDLPEVDGADDDSQDSDDEKMPDLE encoded by the exons GCAGCCTGCTTCTGCAAAGTGGTATGATCGAAGGGACTATGTCTTCATTGAATTTTGTGTTGAAGACAGTAAGGATGTTaatgtaaattttgaaaaatccaAACTTACATTCAG ttgtCTTGGAGGAAGtgataattttaaacatttaaatgaaatcgATCTTTTTCACTGTATTGATCCAAAT gaTTCTAAGCATAAAAGAACTGACAGATCAATTTTATGTTGTTTACGAAAAGGAGAATCTGGCCAGTCGTGGCCAAGGTTAACAAAAGAAAGGGCAAAg CTTAATTGGCTTAGTGTGGACTTCAATAATTGGAAAGACTGGGAAGATGATTCAGATGAAGATATGTCTAATTTTGATCGTTTCTCTGAG ATGATGAACAACATGGGTGGTGACGAGGATGTAGATTTACCAGAAGTAGATGGAGCAGATGAT GATTCACAAGACAGTGATGATGAAA AAATGCCAGACCTGGAGTAA